The following proteins are encoded in a genomic region of Maribacter hydrothermalis:
- a CDS encoding CocE/NonD family hydrolase, whose translation MPKITTKHFFTLLLVATVIVSCRKTAPKVADVEVSETYVKDNYTKKEVDITMRDGIKLHTTVYSPKDTSKEYPIIMQRTPYSSQPYGAGNFKEKIAPNIHMMQDGYIVVYQDVRGRWLSEGHYENMRAYNPNKTSEKDIDESSDTYDTIDWLVNNVENNNGNVGIWGISYPGFYSTYAVVDAHPALKAASPQASIADFFFDDFHHNGAYLLSYFRATSLFGTPRPDGDKPIDTAWYVLPELPTEDQYQFFLDEGPLKNLDRFFEYETTDTPRMAKEGVTDDYFWNELKEHPNYDEMWQSKGLIQHLKNVKPTVATMVVAGEFDAEDLYGPLETYKNIEKYNADNYNTLVFGPWDHGGWARRKGQNTVGNYYFGDGISEFFQEHIETKFFDHFLKGNGDKNSGLPEAYVFDTGRKDWKTYDTWPPAGVVKKDMYLSADQELTFEPKAVEEVKFISDIKKPVPYSEDIKTVFTPRKYMTDDQRFAARRGDVLVFETEVMENDMTLAGDILAKLKVATTGTAADWIVKIIDVHPADEPAYEGMQDHLKMSNYHLMVRSEVLRGRFRNSFANPEPFVPNQKTDVTIKLQDVFHTIKKGHKLQVQVQSTWFPLIDLNPQTYVDNIFKADESDFKTQTHTVFTDSSIEFSVLE comes from the coding sequence ATGCCAAAGATTACCACCAAACACTTTTTTACACTTCTTTTAGTAGCTACGGTGATTGTTTCCTGTAGAAAAACAGCTCCGAAAGTTGCAGACGTTGAGGTCTCGGAAACCTATGTAAAAGACAATTACACCAAAAAAGAAGTCGATATCACCATGCGTGACGGCATAAAACTCCATACTACGGTGTATTCGCCCAAGGATACCTCAAAAGAATATCCAATTATAATGCAACGAACTCCCTATAGCTCTCAGCCATATGGAGCTGGGAATTTCAAAGAAAAAATTGCACCAAATATTCACATGATGCAAGATGGTTATATTGTGGTCTATCAAGATGTTCGTGGGCGTTGGTTAAGTGAAGGACATTATGAGAATATGCGCGCCTATAATCCAAATAAAACATCGGAGAAAGATATCGATGAAAGTTCAGATACGTATGATACGATTGATTGGTTGGTAAATAACGTAGAAAACAATAATGGTAATGTAGGTATTTGGGGAATTTCGTATCCTGGTTTTTACTCCACATATGCGGTTGTAGATGCGCACCCAGCGTTAAAAGCAGCTTCGCCACAGGCAAGTATTGCCGATTTCTTTTTTGATGATTTTCACCATAACGGAGCGTATTTACTGAGCTATTTTAGAGCAACGTCATTATTCGGTACGCCAAGACCCGATGGTGATAAACCTATAGATACGGCATGGTATGTATTACCGGAATTACCGACTGAGGATCAGTACCAGTTCTTTTTAGATGAAGGTCCGCTGAAAAACTTAGACCGCTTCTTTGAATACGAAACTACCGATACACCGCGTATGGCAAAGGAAGGGGTAACCGATGATTATTTCTGGAACGAATTAAAAGAGCACCCAAATTATGATGAAATGTGGCAGAGTAAAGGCTTGATTCAGCATTTAAAAAATGTAAAACCAACAGTAGCGACTATGGTGGTTGCGGGCGAGTTTGATGCCGAGGATTTATACGGACCGTTAGAAACCTATAAGAATATTGAAAAGTACAATGCCGATAATTACAACACTTTGGTTTTTGGACCATGGGATCACGGCGGATGGGCACGAAGAAAAGGACAGAATACGGTAGGTAACTATTACTTCGGTGACGGTATTTCAGAATTTTTTCAAGAGCATATAGAAACCAAATTTTTTGACCATTTCTTAAAAGGAAACGGAGATAAAAATAGCGGACTGCCGGAAGCCTACGTTTTTGATACCGGTAGAAAAGATTGGAAGACTTATGATACTTGGCCACCAGCGGGAGTGGTTAAAAAAGACATGTACTTATCTGCTGATCAAGAATTGACTTTTGAGCCAAAAGCGGTTGAAGAAGTAAAGTTTATAAGCGATATTAAAAAACCGGTTCCATACTCAGAGGATATTAAAACGGTATTTACCCCAAGAAAATACATGACCGACGATCAGCGTTTTGCGGCACGTCGTGGAGATGTATTGGTATTTGAAACCGAAGTTATGGAGAATGATATGACCTTGGCAGGAGACATTTTGGCGAAGCTAAAAGTAGCAACCACAGGTACAGCCGCAGATTGGATTGTTAAAATCATTGATGTACACCCGGCAGATGAACCGGCATATGAAGGCATGCAAGATCACTTAAAAATGAGCAACTATCATTTAATGGTACGTAGCGAAGTGTTGAGAGGTCGATTTAGAAATAGTTTTGCCAACCCAGAGCCATTTGTACCGAACCAAAAGACAGATGTTACTATTAAGTTGCAAGATGTGTTCCATACCATTAAAAAAGGGCATAAGCTACAAGTGCAAGTTCAAAGTACCTGGTTTCCGTTAATAGATTTGAATCCGCAGACCTATGTGGATAATATCTTTAAAGCAGATGAATCCGATTTTAAAACGCAAACGCATACGGTTTTTACGGACTCTAGTATTGAGTTTTCGGTGTTGGAGTAA